A genomic window from Pyricularia oryzae 70-15 chromosome 7, whole genome shotgun sequence includes:
- a CDS encoding 1-phosphatidylinositol-4,5-bisphosphate phosphodiesterase 1, which yields MPTFGRHQDAGGALRRLVNMTTLMVPTQGGFHRPQATDHIDSAVDSNMTICPGFENHIVRIFKNLCGPGAVTLSRERFQAFLEDVQGDVVTKPLEKEMYTLHEFFETWSYVYRMKPQTKIDSAQKDLSKPISHYFISSSHNTYLLGNQLTSVSSVEAYKTALEQDCRCIEIDVWNSPEYALGLRTPSRSKSPRPGHKRHLSASSITSAFEERLDSLKQVLTGKSYSSSQTTTAKTLKVPPCDRRNSNNLEVPSTRNSDTTFTTGSNTAVDDADEKHVPETHARRRSRSLANPSMEPVVMHAHTYAQRDWTLSNYVGFREVCRTIGKTAFVTNHLPIIISLEVHADAQQQDLMVEIMQQEWGDLLLQEQIFGCDPRLRLPTLEELQDKILIKVKKASVVANSNGTADSLGIPLTALIRGSVPGTSSDEEASGNPNRPKISPRLSKLAVYTHSKHFGGFSTRVAKSPSHIFSLSEGSIQRWAKEDPEGMKSHNKSFLMRAYPDPVSRVDSGNMDPAFCWRRGVQMVAMNWQTLDGEMMINHAMFADQAGWALKPAAMRGLPDDSFGPKTVELLRITAFAGQNIRPTTHETVSSFDPSISISLCVEGQDPIKHHLPSRETSNPDWGHEGKSVCFKDVTNVMERFSFVKIKVEDDGELSSWACYRLDRLQRGYRFVELMGPRGERTEGKLLVKIDKVMR from the exons ATGCCGACGTTTGGTCGCCACCAGGACGCCGGCGGCGCGCTGCGCCGGCTTGTCAACATGACCACCCTGATGGTCCCGACCCAGGGCGGATTTCACAGGCCGCAAGCCACCGACCACATTGACAGCGCCGTCGACAGCAACATGACCATCTGCCCCGGATTCGAGAACCACATTGTTAGGATATTCAAGAACCTGTGCGGGCCGGGCGCGGTGACTTTGAGCAGGGAGAGGTTCCAGGCTTTTCTAGAGGATGTCCAAGGGGACGTTGTGACGAAGCCCCTGGAGAAGGAGATGTATACTCTGCACGAATTCTTCGAGACGTGGTCGTACGTGTATCGAATGAAGCCGCAGACCAAGATCGACTCGGCGCAGAAGGACCTGTCTAAGCCTATTAGCCACTACTTTATCAGCAGTAGTCACAACACGTATCTCCTTGGAAACCAGCTGACATCGGTCAGTTCGGTCGAGGCATACAAAACG GCACTTGAACAGGATTGCCGCTGTATCGAGATCGACGTGTGGAACAGCCCCGAATACGCGTTAGGCTTGCGAACTCCAAGCAGGTCCAAGTCGCCGCGGCCGGGCCACAAGAGACACCTGTCAGCCTCATCGATAACAAGCGCGTTCGAAGAGCGACTCGACTCTCTGAAGCAAGTTTTAACGGGCAAGTCGTACTCTAGTTCTCAGACGACGACCGCCAAGACACTCAAAGTCCCACCTTGCGACCGCCGAAATAGCAACAACCTAGAAGTACCGTCCACGAGGAACAGCGACACGACGTTCACGACGGGCTCCAACACTGCTGTGGATGATGCAGATGAAAAACACGTCCCCGAGACTCATGCTCGCAGGCGGTCACGGTCGCTGGCAAACCCATCCATGGAACCCGTCGTTATGCACGCGCATACTTACGCGCAGAGGGATTGGACTTTGAGCAACTATGTTGGCTTCCGGGAAGTGTGTCGGACGATAGGCAAAACCGCCTTTGTCACAAATCACCTGCCCATTATCATCAGCCTAGAGGTGCACGCGGACGCGCAACAGCAAGATCTCATGGTGGAAATTATGCAACAGGAATGGGGAGACCTCCTTTTGCAGGAGCAAATTTTTGGCTGTGATCCCAGATTACGACTTCCGACTTTGgaggagctccaggacaaGATACTTATCAAGGTGAAGAAGGCCTCGGTCGTTGCCAACTCAAACGGCACCGCCGACTCGCTGGGCATACCACTCACGGCACTCATCAGAGGCTCTGTGCCGGGCACCAGCTCGGACGAGGAGGCAAGCGGGAACCCGAACCGACCCAAGATCTCGCCGCGCCTCAGCAAGCTGGCAGTATATACGCACAGCAAGCACTTTGGGGGCTTCAGCACCCGGGTGGCCAAATCACCGTCCCATATATTCAGTTTGAGCGAGGGCAGCATCCAGCGCTGGGCCAAGGAGGACCCCGAGGGCATGAAGTCGCATAACAAGTCGTTCCTGATGCGAGCTTACCCTGACCCAGTGTCACGCGTTGACAGCGGCAACATGGATCCGGCGTTTTGTTGGCGGCGCGGTGTGCAAATGGTCGCCATGAACTGGCAGACGCTGGACGGCGAGATGATGATCAACCATGCCATGTTTGCGGACCAGGCTGGGTGGGCGCTCAAGCCGGCGGCGATGCGCGGGCTCCCCGACGACTCTTTCGGGCCCAAGACGGTCGAGCTGCTGAGGATAACAGCGTTTGCGGGACAAAACATACGACCGACCACTCACGAGACTGTGAGCTCGTTCGACCCATCGATCAGTATCAGCCTCTGCGTGGAGGGCCAGGACCCCATCAAGCATCATCTCCCGAGCCGGGAGACGAGCAACCCGGACTGGGGTCACGAGGGCAAGTCGGTCTGCTTCAAGGATGTGACCAACGTCATGGAGCGCTTCAGCTTCGTCAAGATCAAGGTCGAGGACGATGGGGAGCTGTCCTCGTGGGCATGCTACAGGCTCGACCGGCTACAGAGGGGCTACAGGTTCGTGGAGCTGATGGGTCCTCGGGGCGAGCGGACAGAGGGCAAGCTGCTTGTCAAGATTGACAAGGTGATGCGGTGA
- a CDS encoding peroxisomal copper amine oxidase — MIPDTSSIAGYTIFREEANDAAPDLTKQGPVHPLDPLSVEEIRAATKIIRDYATPKNLKFNFLSLREPAKAEYQAFRAGRGPRPVRRAFGVVLIRGTPDSAEVLVNLDRLAVETWQQVHDIGPMLTLEDLDICERVARADPKFQEACREVGITDMEKVFVDGWAIGFDHRWGMDRRLQQGLVYYRNTPNDNQYAHPLDFSVVIDTEKEIVLAIDVRHVNGERTKPPLAEHNYTPEFLSAGYRHDRLKPIDITQPEGVSFSMRGNELSWAGYKMHIGFNYREGIVLSDVRIFDEHEQRERTLFNRVSVVEMVVPYGNPSPPHHKKHAFDVGEYGSGFMSNSLSLGCDCKGAIHYLDAVLAVSTGEPALIKNAICIHEEDNGLAFKHTDYRSGEAISARDRKLIISQIITAANYDYAFYHIFNLDGTYKLEMKLTGMLNTYCLHSSETAAPYGTEVARGITAHNHQHIFSLRIDPEIDGPNNSVVQNDAVPSEAPLGSAENLYGNGFYCKKTPLLTAKAGAADYCHETSRSWDITNPSKLNPSTGKPIAYKILNSSSPRILAKPGSMVWKRAAFAQHALWVVPYEDWRIFPAGDYVPQSQGQLGHPYNPTVADWAARDGPIADTDIVCYIQFGLTHFPRTEDFPVMPAEPVSVTLRASNFFVKNPALWLPPAQLGGGDKTSRNAFGKEAQVPAKSCCQAPALKGKL; from the exons ATGATTCCAGACACTTCATCTATAGCCGGTTATACAATTTTTCGGGAAGAGGCCAACGACGCCGCTCCAGACCTGACTAAGCAGGGTCCGGTTCATCCTCTCG ACCCTCTCTCCGTCGAAGAGATACGTGCTGCAACCAAGATAATCCGTGATTATGCCACACCCAAGAATCTCAAGTTCAACTTCCTCTCGCTGCGCGAACCCGCCAAGGCCGAGTACCAGGCCTTCCGCGCCGGCCGCGGACCCCGTCCGGTCCGCCGCGCCTTCGGCGTCGTGCTGATCCGGGGCACGCCAGACTCGGCCGAGGTGCTGGTCAACCTGGACCGGCTTGCCGTCGAGACCTGGCAGCAAGTGCACGACATCGGCCCAATGCTGACGCTGGAGGACCTCGACATCTGTGAGCGCGTGGCCCGCGCCGACCCCAAGTTCCAGGAGGCCTGCCGCGAGGTCGGCATCACCGACATGGAAAAGGTGTTTGTCGACGGCTGGGCCATTGGCTTCGACCACCGCTGGGGCATGGACCGCCGCCTGCAGCAGGGGCTAGTCTACTACCGCAACACGCCCAACGACAATCAGTACGCCCACCCGCTCGACTTCTCCGTCGTCATCGACACCGAGAAGGAGATCGTGCTCGCCATCGACGTCCGCCACGTTAACGGCGAGCGCACCAAGCCGCCGCTGGCCGAGCACAACTACACCCCAGAGTTCCTCTCGGCCGGCTACCGCCACGACAGGCTGAAGCCGATCGATATCACCCAACCCGAGGGCGTCTCGTTCAGCATGCGCGGCAACGAGCTGTCGTGGGCCGGCTACAAGATGCACATCGGCTTCAACTACCGCGAGGGCATCGTCCTCTCCGACGTCAGGATCTTTGACGAGCACGAGCAGCGGGAGCGCACCCTCTTCAACCGCGTCAGCGTCGTCGAGATGGTCGTCCCCTACGGCAACCCCAGCCCGCCCCACCACAAGAAGCACGCCTTCGACGTGGGCGAGTACGGCTCGGGCTTCATGAGCAACTCGCTGTCGCTCGGCTGCGACTGCAAGGGCGCCATCCACTACCTGGACGCCGTCCTGGCCGTCAGCACCGGCGAGCCCGCCCTCATCAAGAACGCCATCTGCATCCACGAGGAGGACAACGGCCTCGCGTTCAAGCACACCGACTACCGCAGCGGCGAGGCCATCTCGGCTCGCGACCGCAAGCTCATCATCTCGCAGATCATCACCGCCGCAAACTACGACTACGCCTTTTACCACATCTTCAACCTCGACGGCACCTACAAGCTCGAGATGAAGCTGACGGGCATGCTCAACACGTACTGCCTGCACTCGTCTGAGACTGCCGCCCCCTACGGCACAGAGGTGGCGCGGGGAATCACTGCCCACAACCACCAGCACATCTTCTCCCTCCGCATCGACCCGGAAATCGACGGGCCCAACAACTCGGTGGTGCAGAACGACGCCGTCCCGTCCGAGGCACCGCTCGGCTCGGCCGAGAACCTCTACGGCAACGGCTTCTACTGCAAAAAGACGCCCCTCCTcaccgccaaggccggcgccgccgactACTGCCACGAGACGAGCCGGTCCTGGGACATCACCAACCCCAGCAAGCTGAACCCGTCGACAGGCAAACCCATCGCCTACAAGATCCTCAACTCGTCGTCGCCCCGCATCCTCGCCAAGCCGGGCAGCATGGTGTGGAAGCGCGCGGCGTTTGCGCAGCACGCGCTGTGGGTCGTGCCCTACGAGGACTGGCGCATCTTCCCGGCCGGCGACTACGTGCCGCAGTCGCAGGGCCAGCTGGGCCACCCGTACAACCCGACCGTGGCCGACTGGGCCGCGCGCGACGGCCCCATCGCCGACACCGACATTGTCTGCTACATCCAGTTCGGCCTCACCCACTTCCCCCGCACCGAGGACTTCCCCGTCATGCCCGCCGAGCCCGTCAGCGTCACGCTGCGCGCCTCGAATTTCTTCGTCAAGAACCCCGCCCTCTGGCTGCCCCCGGCccagctcggcggcggcgacaagACGTCGCGCAATGCGTTTGGCAAGGAGGCGCAGGTGCCTGCCAAGTCTTGCTGCCAGGCTCCTGCTCTCAAGGGCAAGTTGTGA